In the Candidatus Bathyarchaeota archaeon genome, one interval contains:
- a CDS encoding saccharopine dehydrogenase C-terminal domain-containing protein — protein MNVIVLGSGKIGSIIGKDFFESNPGTEVTFSDINKERAKQATLAIPGCNWITIDTTDHEAMVSKMKKFDLILGALPGDFGYKALEAAIDAGIDIVDVSFTAENPVDLDGAAKDAGVTIIPDCGIAPGLSNILTGYAVLRLEKVREVHIMVGGIPEIPIPPLGYTLTWSAEGLIDEYVRDVGIIEGGKHVRVPALSGLEKIEFPGVGILEAFYTDGLRTIVDSIPGVDEMWEKTLRYPGHVEKVKLLRDLGFFDDKPVPVSGIEVQPRLVTARILERTLWNPEIRDLVAMLIEVKGESSGDARGYRYTLLDRFNQKTQVTAMARTTAYTASIVAGMVSKGMIKGPGVIPPERLGMDHELIQGLMTALGKRGITIEETKI, from the coding sequence ATGAACGTTATAGTTCTGGGCTCAGGAAAGATTGGGTCTATTATTGGAAAAGACTTCTTCGAGTCAAACCCCGGCACTGAAGTCACCTTCAGCGACATCAACAAGGAGAGGGCAAAACAGGCTACGCTTGCGATCCCGGGCTGCAACTGGATCACCATTGACACTACTGACCACGAGGCTATGGTTTCCAAAATGAAGAAATTCGACCTGATTCTAGGTGCCCTACCAGGAGACTTTGGCTATAAGGCCCTCGAAGCCGCGATCGATGCCGGAATCGATATTGTTGATGTCTCGTTTACCGCCGAGAATCCTGTAGACTTAGACGGAGCCGCTAAAGATGCTGGGGTGACAATAATCCCCGACTGTGGGATCGCCCCCGGACTCTCCAATATCCTTACAGGATATGCAGTCTTGAGGCTCGAGAAGGTGCGGGAGGTTCACATAATGGTCGGGGGCATCCCTGAGATCCCGATCCCACCCCTTGGCTATACCCTCACGTGGTCCGCAGAGGGGCTCATTGACGAATACGTGAGGGACGTAGGCATCATAGAAGGCGGCAAACATGTCAGGGTCCCCGCCTTGAGTGGCCTCGAGAAGATCGAGTTTCCTGGTGTCGGGATCCTTGAGGCGTTCTATACAGACGGCCTTAGAACCATCGTCGACTCCATCCCCGGGGTTGATGAGATGTGGGAAAAGACCCTGAGATACCCTGGCCACGTTGAGAAGGTAAAACTCCTAAGAGATCTTGGTTTTTTTGATGACAAGCCTGTACCGGTCTCAGGAATCGAGGTGCAGCCCCGCCTCGTCACTGCGAGAATACTAGAAAGGACTCTCTGGAACCCCGAGATAAGGGACTTAGTAGCGATGCTCATTGAGGTCAAGGGGGAATCATCGGGGGATGCGAGAGGGTACAGGTACACCCTCCTGGACCGCTTCAACCAAAAAACTCAGGTCACCGCGATGGCAAGGACTACGGCATACACGGCATCCATAGTTGCAGGCATGGTGTCGAAGGGCATGATTAAAGGCCCTGGGGTCATCCCTCCTGAGAGGCTTGGCATGGACCACGAGTTAATTCAGGGCCTTATGACCGCGTTGGGAAAAAGAGGCATTACGATAGAAGAGACAAAAATATAA